From the Lactuca sativa cultivar Salinas chromosome 9, Lsat_Salinas_v11, whole genome shotgun sequence genome, the window AGAAGAACTACAACTACAACTAGAACTACAAAGCTAGTAAATTTGATAAGTAGTCTGATAGGAACTGTATTTATGGTTATATGTGATATTGTGATATAAAATAAGCAGTGTTTGATTACATTTTGGATACATGTTAGCTAGTTTTTGCTTCTATGACTCCTCCAATTGATCCAATTAAAGCTACTGCTGACACCACCATTAAAACAATGCTAAAAATTTGTAGAACAATCCATTTTGTGCTCCAAGCTTCCACCTTTCTTTGCTTTTTGTACATTTCCACTGGAAAATATATTGCTAATGGCCATAGATTCAAAGCCCCTAAGAGACCCAGTATTTCATTGAAGTATGGGAACACCATTGAGATTCCAGTTGTTGACACAACGTATGCTGTTCTGAATGATAGTCTGAATAGATTCAGTTGTAAATCTGGCAAAAATGGAAGCTTCAAGTGGTGGATTTTCGTTAGAAATACAGATTCTGGAAACTTCTCAGTTATCCATCTTTCTACGTATGCAAACACCGGCTGACTGTATAGCTTTCCTTaccaaaaaaagaaagaaagaaacagGCGTTAATATTAACTGTTGAGGTCAAAAGAAGCAATAATACTCGAATCAAGATATTTATAAATAGATTCGTATGTTAATTTTGATATGGGAATTGGGAAGTCGTTGACGTGACTTGAAAAGTCAAAATGGTAGAATGAATATTGAGTAGTGAGAGTATTTACTTGGTAACCTCCGATTAGATGTAGAATGATGCAAGCATTAGCAAAGTCAATAAGCCAGTAAGGCTCGTAAAACCCGAATCCAGTTAACAGGTTTCCTGGTGTACTGTTTCCAAATGCTGCATATCCAAAGCATCCACATCCAAAGTAAAAGAATGTAGTCACTATAATCGCAATAACCGATGCCTTTTTCATAGTCTTATTCTCCTGTGGTGGCGACTTAATGGTATCCttaaaacacacacaaaaaaaaacattacttaTCGACAAACATTTAGCAGATCTTTTTAACAAAAAAGTTATTCTTTCAGTAACACTCAGCTTGTGCTGATTCAAACAATCACACCTTCCAAAGATATCATTGGATAGATAGACAATGATTCAAATCCTATGGTGAAACTAAAATTCCCAAGAATTGAAGCTTTATTTAGCCAATTAACAGataagaaattaaatatcattttatatttttttctgaCTCATACTCTTACCCATGTCAAATGTTGACATATGTCACATTTAATGAAAATTAATAATATTTCAATCAACTTGTCACAATTTAATATGAATATGATGATAGGTAAGAAGAAAATGtaagaggatatttaatttctcttaacaGATTACCAACCTGTATTTCAAGAAAAATTATGGAATACGGATAAGCAAACGCAATATCGCCAAGCGCTTGAAAAGCTAACAATAGCTTTAGAGGTACATTGCCAGCTGGGACACCATTGATGCTTCCATCTATTCTACCATTTTCTGATTTCGGGCATAATTATTAGAAACTGTTTTTAACAACTCAAGCTTCATTCAACAATTATTCTATTAATATAATATACGTACCAATTACTTTAGCGACACCAAGTCCTAAACCGATGGATGAGTAACAAAACGACATGATAGCAGCAACAATGGACACCCACACCATGCTATGAAAATCAGGTATTTGTGACATCACAATCTGTATAACTCcaaacaaaaacatataaagatTGCCCGAATATTCGCATGTAGCCTCCTGCCCTTCTTTATGGTAACAATTTGATTTCTGAATTGCTCTGTATGGATAAAGTGTTGTATACATGAACAATAAACATTTCTTTGAAAACATTTGAGAAAGAGGCATAGTTAATTAATTACATCATACAAGTTGAGGTTGTAACCACATAAGCAACACCAGTCCCGAAGAAGTTAAGAAACTGAAGCCAACCACATAGCAACGCCTGTTTTTCACCTGTTGACCGAATAATAATACTTAAATGTAGAAACTACGTACAAATACGTACATGAAAGATTAgattattaattatattataaacTTTGAACGTGTAGTGTAGACTTGTAGTACCCAAGATGACTCTAACTGCTTCTGTATAAGTTTGGTTTCTAGTTCCATTAATGGGGTCGGGTGATCTGTAGCAATCTGATAAAAGAGATGCAGACACATACGTGACCAATGCAAAGAACAACAATGCGATAGGCCCAGCTATCCAACCTAGTTGTGACATGCTCCATGCAAGAGAAAGTACACCGGATCCGATCACTGCAGTGATGATGTGAGCAACTGTACTCCATAGTGTTCCTGAATCCAAGGAAATTAATCTATCCAGAGTTATGATTTGTTTGATTGAAAATGGATTTGGAAAAACACAAAAGGGTGTTTGACTTTGGATTAACCTGTTCTTATTGTGTTGTTGTGATCATTGGTGGCAGAAACTCCATTGATGAGCTCTTGTTCAACTGTTACGTATATGATATAtcgaaatcaaaatcaacatGGAGCAAAACAGAAACAGAAGTCAGAACACACAAAAAGAGGAGAAGAAATTGAAGATCAAACGGAGCAAACCAGTGAGCTTTAAAGAAGATAACCCCAACATGGGAGTTTCTTCCTCCTCTTCATAATTATCTTCTCCTTCGATCATGTTTGCTTGTTCACCCAAAAATTGTTAGACCTTTGATGAATCTTGGAGCGATTTAGTTGTTTTGTTAGGTGGGTGTATTGATCATCCAGATTTTGACAAATAAAGACCCTGCATAATGGTCAAACTATCTTTTTCCAGTGACAAACAAATTTGTAGACGAACAAGTAGCGTATAGAAATGAAATCTTAGTGATCAGATGCTGCAGATTCAGTTCTTGTTTTGGGAGCAAAATCTTGGCTGATTGATTATAATTTAAAAGGAATCTTTTGAAGAACTTAACTTTCGGTAGCTCCATTATTATCTTAATATTTGGGTTAttaaaaatagaggggtatgttATTAAGATATGTTTGCGTATTACAAAAGTTGAGAAGTAATGGGACAGATACATGATTTGATTTTGGtttaatataaaatatacatttgtgGCCCACAGGTATCGAAAGTTGACTGTTCTTTTCTGCCAAATGTTAAGGTTCTATTTACATTGGTACAAAAGATAAGAAATATAGGAGTAGACAAGTGAATGTTTGTTTCAATTTAAAAAGGACAAATACCAAAATATTAATGAATTATATATTATTGGGGACggttcacttgagattaaaaaaaaaaaatagagattttGAGATTAAACCTCAACCACAGATTTCGCATGTGCCGCTCTAATACTCCTGCGTACCAGCAGCAACGacgtatgcctaatcataaatgattatatgacaGAGAGGTAGAATCATACAAGATTATATATGTTTATACGTATatgcataatcataaatgattatacatatgtGTATGTTCATAGATtgagtaatcataaatgattattacAGTTAGTCACAGAAGAGGTGGTGGTGACAGAGGTGACAGTGATATAAGTAATGGAGGTGATAATGGTGGGTTCGACTGGTGTCAGAGgtgatggtagtggtggtggcggtggcggttacggtggtggggatggtgacggaggagaaaggaaagggTGACACTGTTTATGATTACACCAGACTTTCCGTGCCGGTACGCCGAAGGGTTAGAGCGACAGATGTGAAATATATGGCCGATGTTGAATCTcgagatctctattttatttttagtctCAACG encodes:
- the LOC111888204 gene encoding probable amino acid permease 7 isoform X1 — protein: MIEGEDNYEEEEETPMLGLSSLKLTVEQELINGVSATNDHNNTIRTGTLWSTVAHIITAVIGSGVLSLAWSMSQLGWIAGPIALLFFALVTYVSASLLSDCYRSPDPINGTRNQTYTEAVRVILGEKQALLCGWLQFLNFFGTGVAYVVTTSTCMIAIQKSNCYHKEGQEATCEYSGNLYMFLFGVIQIVMSQIPDFHSMVWVSIVAAIMSFCYSSIGLGLGVAKVIENGRIDGSINGVPAGNVPLKLLLAFQALGDIAFAYPYSIIFLEIQDTIKSPPQENKTMKKASVIAIIVTTFFYFGCGCFGYAAFGNSTPGNLLTGFGFYEPYWLIDFANACIILHLIGGYQLYSQPVFAYVERWITEKFPESVFLTKIHHLKLPFLPDLQLNLFRLSFRTAYVVSTTGISMVFPYFNEILGLLGALNLWPLAIYFPVEMYKKQRKVEAWSTKWIVLQIFSIVLMVVSAVALIGSIGGVIEAKTS
- the LOC111888204 gene encoding probable amino acid permease 7 isoform X2 gives rise to the protein MIEGEDNYEEEEETPMLGLSSLKLTVEQELINGVSATNDHNNTIRTGTLWSTVAHIITAVIGSGVLSLAWSMSQLGWIAGPIALLFFALVTYVSASLLSDCYRSPDPINGTRNQTYTEAVRVILGEKQALLCGWLQFLNFFGTGVAYVVTTSTCMIAIQKSNCYHKEGQEATCEYSGNLYMFLFGVIQIVMSQIPDFHSMVWVSIVAAIMSFCYSSIGLGLGVAKVIENGRIDGSINGVPAGNVPLKLLLAFQALGDIAFAYPYSIIFLEIQDTIKSPPQENKTMKKASVIAIIVTTFFYFGCGCFGYAAFGNSTPGNLLTGFGFYEPYWLIDFANACIILHLIGGYQESYTVSRCLHT